From a region of the Qipengyuania spongiae genome:
- a CDS encoding NAD-dependent succinate-semialdehyde dehydrogenase → MITTTNPATGETIAEYETLDANGIDSKLETAIRAYRDWRTSPVEKRSQVLDKLGALYEDRTEELAKLAVTEMGKPITQARSEVEKCASLFRYLAKAGPDMLESEFWDLADGGRAEGRWLPQGPVLAVMPWNFPYWQVARFLAPTIMAGNVGVLKHASIVQGVAAKIEELTLEAGAPEGLFQNLCVSSDPIGDVIADSRIVAATLTGSEGAGSAVAQQAGKNLKKVVLELGGSDPFIVMPSADLDQAVKDAVTARIQNNGQSCICGKRTIVHADIYDDFADRFTKALKNLEIGDPMDEDTELGPLSSEDQRDTVLDQVEKAKEEGCTLLFGAEKLDRPGAWMSAGLLTDVELGSDTGTDEIFGPVGQIYRAKDIDEATTIANAIPFGLGSAVWTTDEDEQAHFANAIEAGMTTFNAVNGSKIEAPFGGIKRSGFGRELSHHGLHEFMNLKTLVHPK, encoded by the coding sequence ATGATCACCACCACAAACCCCGCGACCGGCGAGACGATCGCCGAATACGAGACGCTTGATGCGAACGGCATCGACAGCAAGCTCGAGACCGCCATCCGCGCCTATCGCGACTGGCGCACCAGCCCGGTCGAGAAGCGGTCGCAAGTGCTCGACAAGCTCGGCGCGCTTTACGAGGATCGGACGGAGGAGCTGGCGAAGCTCGCGGTCACCGAAATGGGCAAGCCGATCACGCAGGCGCGCTCGGAGGTCGAGAAGTGCGCCAGCCTGTTCCGCTATCTGGCGAAGGCCGGGCCGGACATGCTGGAATCGGAATTCTGGGACCTCGCCGATGGCGGCCGGGCCGAAGGGCGCTGGCTGCCGCAGGGGCCGGTGCTGGCGGTAATGCCGTGGAACTTTCCCTACTGGCAGGTCGCCCGCTTTCTCGCGCCGACGATCATGGCGGGCAATGTCGGCGTGCTGAAACATGCCAGCATCGTGCAGGGCGTCGCCGCGAAGATCGAGGAGCTGACGCTGGAGGCCGGCGCGCCCGAGGGGCTTTTCCAGAACCTGTGCGTATCCTCGGACCCGATCGGCGACGTGATCGCCGACAGCCGGATCGTCGCCGCCACTTTGACCGGCAGCGAGGGCGCAGGCAGCGCGGTGGCGCAGCAGGCGGGCAAGAACCTGAAGAAGGTGGTGCTGGAACTGGGCGGCAGCGATCCCTTCATCGTGATGCCCTCCGCCGATCTCGACCAGGCAGTGAAGGATGCGGTGACCGCGCGCATCCAGAACAACGGCCAGTCCTGCATCTGCGGCAAGCGCACGATCGTTCACGCCGATATCTACGACGATTTCGCCGACCGCTTCACGAAGGCCCTGAAGAACCTCGAGATCGGCGATCCTATGGACGAGGACACCGAGCTCGGCCCGCTCTCGAGCGAGGATCAGCGCGACACCGTGCTCGATCAGGTCGAGAAGGCGAAGGAAGAGGGCTGTACGCTGCTGTTCGGCGCGGAGAAGCTCGACCGTCCGGGCGCGTGGATGAGCGCCGGACTGCTGACCGATGTCGAGCTGGGCAGCGATACCGGGACAGACGAGATCTTCGGCCCCGTCGGGCAGATCTACAGGGCGAAGGACATCGACGAGGCGACGACCATCGCCAACGCCATCCCCTTCGGCCTCGGCTCGGCGGTGTGGACCACCGACGAGGACGAGCAGGCGCATTTCGCCAATGCGATCGAGGCGGGGATGACCACCTTCAACGCCGTCAACGGATCGAAGATCGAAGCGCCCTTCGGCGGGATCAAGCGTTCGGGGTTCGGCCGCGAACTGTCGCATCACGGATTGCATGAATTCATGAACCTGAAGACGCTGGTTCACCCGAAATAA
- a CDS encoding type II toxin-antitoxin system HipA family toxin, with protein MTDEPRNQFATFAYGRRYLERPDRIAVDPVALPLHEAGTSRTFRTEEGFAVFGGIRDAAPDGWGQYLMYKAMGDRLPSEIDLILASGEHRVGALAFGPTSAQPERITPWGDGPAPGEEFTLAELAEAAERAQHVDELDENLRALLAAGSSLGGARPKAATKIGDKPWIAKFQKRGDSFPECRVELATMRLASECGLDVPPLDFRCVLDRDIYLIERFDRIPHGNWLERRPFASGLTMLGAHESEVSSFSYADLAGAIRQFGTKVLQDLHELFRRMLLNILVTNDDDHLRNHGFLFDGEGWRLSPLYDVVPKPQLGLERRLVLGVGPEGRAATIENALAGAAVFDLSHDDANAIAEDMRRIVATRWEHLFTEAGISAADRKRFATCFRLAAPAS; from the coding sequence ATGACCGACGAACCGCGCAACCAGTTTGCTACCTTCGCTTACGGGCGGCGTTATCTGGAACGCCCTGACCGTATTGCGGTCGATCCTGTAGCTCTGCCGTTGCACGAAGCTGGAACTTCTCGAACATTCAGGACGGAAGAAGGCTTTGCCGTGTTCGGTGGCATTCGGGATGCTGCTCCTGACGGCTGGGGCCAATACCTAATGTACAAGGCGATGGGCGATCGCTTGCCGAGCGAAATCGATCTCATTCTGGCCTCGGGCGAACATCGCGTGGGTGCGCTCGCCTTTGGGCCGACGTCCGCCCAGCCTGAGAGAATTACACCATGGGGGGACGGCCCTGCTCCGGGCGAAGAGTTCACGCTCGCAGAGCTAGCAGAAGCCGCCGAACGAGCGCAGCATGTCGACGAACTCGACGAGAACTTGAGGGCGTTGCTAGCCGCCGGGTCATCTCTGGGCGGCGCCCGGCCGAAGGCTGCTACAAAAATCGGCGACAAACCCTGGATCGCGAAATTTCAGAAGCGGGGAGACAGCTTCCCCGAATGCCGGGTCGAACTGGCGACAATGCGGCTTGCCAGCGAATGTGGTCTCGATGTGCCGCCACTCGACTTCCGCTGTGTCCTTGATCGCGACATCTATCTGATCGAGCGGTTCGATCGGATTCCTCACGGCAACTGGCTGGAACGCAGGCCCTTTGCTTCGGGGCTCACAATGCTCGGGGCGCATGAGAGCGAGGTCAGCAGCTTCAGCTATGCCGATCTCGCAGGAGCGATCCGGCAATTCGGAACCAAAGTACTTCAGGATCTACACGAGCTATTTCGTCGTATGTTGCTCAATATCCTCGTCACCAATGATGATGATCACCTGCGTAATCATGGCTTCTTGTTCGATGGTGAGGGATGGCGGCTTTCGCCGCTTTACGATGTAGTGCCGAAGCCGCAGCTGGGACTGGAGCGCCGGCTCGTCCTCGGCGTCGGGCCGGAAGGCCGCGCTGCAACGATCGAGAATGCTCTCGCCGGTGCCGCGGTCTTCGACCTCAGCCATGATGACGCGAACGCAATCGCCGAAGACATGAGGAGAATCGTAGCGACACGGTGGGAACACCTATTCACAGAAGCAGGGATAAGCGCGGCTGATCGCAAGCGTTTCGCAACCTGCTTCCGATTGGCAGCACCCGCGTCATGA
- a CDS encoding helix-turn-helix domain-containing protein: protein MPRSSRAASGLPPQSQRAITRLGKDIALARRRRKLPQRLMAERMIVSVQTLQRLEAGDPTVGLAVLASALHVLGMTQRLAELVTPDSDRAGISEDLSRLPQKTHAVSDDDLDF, encoded by the coding sequence ATGCCCCGTTCGTCTCGAGCTGCTAGCGGACTACCGCCCCAGAGCCAACGTGCGATTACACGGCTAGGTAAGGATATCGCCCTTGCTCGCCGCCGGAGAAAACTTCCTCAGCGTTTAATGGCCGAGCGCATGATCGTCTCGGTTCAAACGCTGCAACGCCTCGAAGCGGGAGATCCTACCGTGGGCCTCGCGGTTCTGGCGAGCGCCCTGCATGTCCTGGGGATGACACAGCGCCTTGCCGAGCTGGTAACCCCAGACAGTGACCGGGCTGGCATCAGCGAGGATTTGTCCCGCCTGCCCCAGAAGACCCACGCTGTCAGCGACGATGATCTGGATTTCTAG
- a CDS encoding DUF2493 domain-containing protein, producing MRPAPFSQTDFPCEDAIDQTLGAVWSDLFAMFSDTALEADAEDIAWGMVNLFHRAASRKSAQLDRASDEIRVLLASADGSEVHSSNLEEQVERAQAAEASMLAFEQMREAAAALYRDETGSSWKPVSGSRTSHSRHLTSAVIDARDFLRARAENRRHALIPEGTPIVFAGGRQTFGSTEDAKRYADTIWATLDKVRDAVPDLFLVHGGDGKGADRLAASWAERREVQQLTFSLDRRLGARAGFKRNEQMLSLNPRYVVAFPGNGVTERLVIDAKTRRITVVDRRTVTSGSKTKG from the coding sequence ATCAGGCCGGCACCATTCAGCCAAACCGACTTTCCCTGCGAGGACGCGATCGACCAGACGCTTGGCGCCGTATGGTCCGACCTTTTCGCGATGTTTTCCGACACGGCCCTGGAAGCCGATGCCGAAGATATTGCCTGGGGTATGGTCAACCTCTTCCACCGCGCCGCCAGCCGCAAATCGGCTCAGCTTGACCGGGCCAGCGACGAGATCCGGGTCCTGCTCGCATCGGCCGATGGATCCGAAGTGCATTCGAGCAATCTGGAAGAGCAGGTAGAGCGCGCGCAGGCCGCCGAAGCCAGCATGCTGGCCTTCGAGCAGATGCGCGAGGCTGCCGCAGCACTTTACCGCGACGAGACCGGTTCCTCGTGGAAGCCCGTCTCCGGCTCGCGCACGAGCCATTCACGCCACCTCACATCGGCCGTGATCGATGCCCGCGATTTCCTCCGCGCACGCGCCGAGAACCGGCGTCACGCTTTGATTCCGGAAGGAACTCCAATCGTCTTTGCCGGTGGTCGCCAGACCTTTGGGAGCACCGAGGATGCGAAGCGTTATGCCGACACTATCTGGGCTACGCTCGACAAGGTTCGCGATGCGGTTCCCGATCTCTTCCTGGTCCATGGCGGCGACGGCAAGGGTGCCGATCGCCTGGCAGCGAGCTGGGCTGAACGCCGCGAAGTCCAGCAGCTGACCTTTTCGCTCGATCGTCGTCTTGGTGCCCGCGCCGGGTTCAAGCGCAACGAGCAGATGCTCTCGCTCAATCCGCGCTACGTTGTCGCCTTTCCGGGCAATGGCGTGACTGAACGGCTAGTGATCGACGCCAAGACGCGCCGGATCACTGTGGTCGATCGCAGGACCGTGACGTCCGGATCCAAGACTAAGGGATAA
- the dmeF gene encoding CDF family Co(II)/Ni(II) efflux transporter DmeF, translating into MHHADSNPLAHDHNFLSASHDAHDRSTRYVVALTAAMMVVEIVAGLWTGSMALLADGIHMATHAGALGVAAFAYWFARRHANNPRFTFGTGKVGDLAGFASALVLAIFAIGIAVESAQRFVSPLTIAYTEAIWIAVLGLVVNLASAWLLGADHHHGHDHDHHHHHHHAHADNNLRSAYFHVLADALTSVLAIVALLAGMYLGWAWMDAAMGLVGAFVIGRWSWSLLRDTAAVLVDAEAASQRYTEVREALEDRDAAIGDLHIWRIGPGKYAVIASLIAGDPLAPDHYASRLSEHAEYVHVTIEVHRCEHPHPELRAA; encoded by the coding sequence ATGCACCACGCCGACTCCAATCCGCTCGCCCATGATCACAACTTCCTGAGCGCCTCGCACGACGCCCATGACCGGAGCACGCGTTATGTCGTTGCCTTGACCGCCGCGATGATGGTGGTCGAGATCGTCGCTGGCCTGTGGACCGGATCGATGGCGCTTCTAGCCGATGGTATCCACATGGCGACCCATGCAGGTGCCTTGGGCGTCGCGGCCTTCGCCTACTGGTTTGCCAGGCGCCATGCGAACAACCCGCGTTTCACATTCGGTACCGGCAAGGTGGGCGACCTCGCCGGCTTCGCGAGCGCGCTTGTCCTCGCCATCTTCGCAATCGGGATCGCGGTTGAATCGGCTCAAAGGTTCGTCAGCCCGCTCACGATTGCCTATACCGAGGCGATCTGGATCGCCGTGCTCGGCCTTGTGGTGAACCTCGCGAGTGCCTGGCTGCTTGGTGCCGATCATCACCATGGGCATGATCACGACCATCATCATCACCACCACCATGCGCATGCCGATAACAATCTGCGCTCCGCCTATTTCCACGTGCTTGCCGATGCCCTGACCTCGGTCCTGGCTATCGTGGCCCTTCTCGCCGGCATGTACCTCGGCTGGGCATGGATGGACGCGGCAATGGGGCTGGTGGGTGCATTCGTGATCGGGCGCTGGTCATGGTCACTGCTGCGCGATACCGCTGCCGTGCTTGTGGACGCCGAAGCGGCCTCTCAACGGTACACAGAGGTGCGCGAGGCGCTCGAGGACCGGGACGCCGCGATCGGCGATCTGCACATCTGGCGGATCGGCCCTGGCAAGTATGCGGTCATCGCCTCGCTCATCGCCGGTGATCCGCTCGCGCCCGACCATTATGCGAGCCGACTTTCAGAGCATGCGGAATATGTGCACGTCACGATCGAAGTGCATCGCTGTGAGCATCCCCATCCCGAGCTTCGCGCAGCCTGA
- a CDS encoding TolC family protein, with amino-acid sequence MLAIHWRGVLLGGLFLAAHATTVAAQERELLTLEDALSRSGVTGEVDEISANPRMVGPRAEADAARSLVGQARLRPNPEVSFEVENIAGSGAFSGLRATEYTLAVGQRLELGNKRGTRVEAARAQAQLANLRADLSDVELGYLVRERYVAAAAAASRVELARDVVERNEELARIAGLLVEVGREPPLRALRAEAALAEARAELQASQAASLAARTALASLWGVQDVPPVVPADFPDIRPPGVALAAARGLQLRVARAESRAAAADIDRERSLRVPDPVVSAGVRRFEESNDNAFLVGVSIPLPFSNRNQGNIAAAEARLRAANAREAVALADFEQSVTRARAQYLAAEARVETLSRTSLPQAEEALRLVRIGYRNGRFPLIEVLSAAEARDAIREALIAAQQDRGQAAAELIRLAAQ; translated from the coding sequence ATGTTAGCCATTCATTGGCGAGGAGTCCTCCTTGGAGGGCTGTTCCTCGCCGCTCATGCCACGACCGTGGCGGCGCAGGAGCGTGAGCTTCTGACGCTCGAAGACGCGCTGAGCCGCTCAGGTGTCACGGGCGAAGTCGATGAAATCTCCGCGAACCCGCGTATGGTGGGACCGCGCGCCGAAGCGGATGCCGCTCGCTCGCTCGTCGGACAGGCGCGTCTCCGACCGAACCCCGAAGTTTCGTTCGAGGTCGAGAATATCGCCGGAAGCGGCGCTTTTTCCGGACTGCGGGCTACCGAATACACGCTTGCGGTGGGGCAGCGCCTTGAACTTGGCAACAAGCGGGGGACCCGGGTCGAAGCTGCCCGGGCGCAAGCACAGCTTGCAAACCTTCGCGCCGACCTGTCCGATGTCGAACTCGGCTACCTCGTCCGCGAGCGATATGTCGCAGCGGCGGCCGCTGCATCGCGCGTGGAACTGGCCCGCGATGTGGTCGAACGGAACGAAGAGCTCGCTCGCATTGCAGGACTGCTGGTCGAAGTAGGCCGTGAGCCACCTTTGCGCGCCTTGCGTGCAGAGGCGGCTCTGGCAGAGGCGCGCGCCGAATTGCAAGCGTCTCAAGCGGCCAGTCTCGCGGCGCGCACTGCTCTCGCGTCTCTCTGGGGCGTTCAGGACGTGCCCCCTGTAGTCCCGGCGGACTTTCCGGACATCCGGCCACCTGGAGTTGCACTGGCTGCGGCGAGAGGGCTCCAGTTGCGGGTGGCGCGCGCCGAAAGCAGGGCTGCTGCGGCAGATATTGATCGTGAGCGCAGCTTGCGCGTTCCCGATCCGGTCGTCTCGGCCGGTGTGCGCCGTTTCGAAGAAAGCAACGACAACGCATTCCTTGTAGGCGTCTCGATCCCGCTTCCGTTCAGCAATCGCAATCAGGGCAATATCGCGGCTGCAGAAGCGAGGCTTCGCGCCGCAAATGCACGCGAGGCCGTGGCACTGGCGGATTTTGAACAATCGGTAACCCGGGCGCGGGCGCAGTATCTCGCTGCTGAGGCGCGCGTCGAAACGCTTTCCCGGACATCGCTGCCCCAGGCCGAAGAGGCGCTGCGGCTTGTCCGCATCGGCTACCGCAACGGCCGCTTTCCGTTGATCGAGGTGTTGAGCGCTGCCGAAGCGCGCGATGCAATTCGTGAAGCCCTGATCGCTGCCCAGCAGGACCGGGGGCAGGCTGCTGCTGAATTGATCCGGCTGGCCGCACAATGA